The sequence below is a genomic window from Curtobacterium sp. MCPF17_002.
GCCAGGCGGCGGAGACCTACGCGGTCCTCAACATCGCCGGCGCGGGCGACCACATCGTGTCCTCGTCGTCGATCTACGGCGGCACGTACAACCTCTTCAAGTACACGCTCGCGAAGCTCGGCATCGAGACCACCTTCGTCGAGGACCAGGACGACGCCGAGGAGTGGCGCCGCGCGGTCCGCCCGAACACGAAGCTGTTCTTCGCGGAGACCATCGGCAACCCGCGGATCAACGTCCTCGACATCGCGACCGTCTCCGACATCGCGCACGAGGCCGGCGTGCCGCTCATCGTCGACAACACCATCGCGACGCCGTACCTCATCCGTCCGCTCGAGCACGGCGCGGACATCGTCGTGCACTCGGCGACGAAGTTCCTCGGCGGTCACGGCACCGTGATCGGCGGCCTCATCGTCGACGGCGGGAAGTTCGCCTGGTCCGAGCACGCCGAGCGCTTCCCGGAGTTCAACACGCCCGACCCCTCGTACCACGGCGCCGTGTTCGCGCAGGCCGTCGGCAACGAGCTGGCGTACATCATCAAGGCGCGCGTGCAGCTGCTCCGCGACCTCGGTGCCTCGAACTCCCCCGACACGGCCTTCGCGCTGCTGCAGGGCATCGAGACGCTGTCGCTCCGCATCGAGCGGCACGTGTCGAACGCGCAGGAGATCGCCGAGTGGCTCGACCGTCACCCGGACGTGGCGTCGGTGTCCTACGCGGGCCTGCCGACCTCGCCCTGGTACGCGGCGGCGAACAAGTACGCGCCGAAGGGCGTCGGCGCGGTGCTGTCGTTCGAGCTCAAGGGCGGCGTGCCCGCGGGCAAGGCGTTCGTCGACAACCTGCAGCTCTTCTCGCACCTGGCGAACATCGGTGACGTGCGCTCGCTGGTGATCCACCCGGCGTCGACCACGCACTCGCAGCTCACGCCCGAGCAGCAGCTGACCACCGGTGTGACGCCGGGGCTCGTGCGGCTGTCGGTCGGGATCGAGAACATCGAGGACCTCAAGGCCGACCTCGAGGCCGGGCTCGCCGCGGCCCGTGCGGTCGCCCAGGCGGGTCTCCGGGCGTAGGGCACCGCTCCGCCCGGCCCGGCCCCCGGCCTCGGCCCGCAAAACGCAACGTCGGCGGATGCCCGCAGAGGTATCCCGCTGCGAGCAGTCGCCGACGTTGCGTGTTGCGAGCGGAGCCAGCCGACCGACCCGACCACGTGCCCTGGAGCCGACGACGCGCCGAGCGTGACGTAACACGGCGGCCGTGGGGCGCGCCTCCCGGCAGACTGGACCCGATGGACTGGCAGACGACCCCCGAGGACTCCGTGCCGTCCACCCTCGTGCCCGGCACCGAACTCGGCACGCTCGGGAAGCCGCCCGTCACCGGAGCCTGGCGACCCGGTGACCACCCCGGTTCCCGGCACTTCGAAGCCCTCGGCGAGCAGCGGGTCCGCGGCGGCCGGATCCCCACCGTCCGCGTCGCCTACGAGACGTGGGGCGAACTCAACGCCGCGCGGGACAACGCCGTGCTCGTGTTCCACGCCCTCACCGGCGACTCGCACGTCGCGGGGCTCCCGGGGCCCGGCCACCGGACCGCCGGCTGGTGGGGCGACGTCGTCGGACCCGGCCGGGCCATCGACACCGACCGCTGGTTCGTCATCGCCCCGAACATGCTCGGCGGCTGCCAGGGAACGACCGGACCGTCGTCCGTGTCGCCCGACGGCCTGGAGTGGGGCTCAC
It includes:
- a CDS encoding bifunctional o-acetylhomoserine/o-acetylserine sulfhydrylase encodes the protein MSTNDAAAWRFETTQVHAGAQPDPTTGARATPIYKTTSYVFENSDHARDLFALAQPGNIYSRIMNPTNDVVEQRVAALEGGTGALLVASGQAAETYAVLNIAGAGDHIVSSSSIYGGTYNLFKYTLAKLGIETTFVEDQDDAEEWRRAVRPNTKLFFAETIGNPRINVLDIATVSDIAHEAGVPLIVDNTIATPYLIRPLEHGADIVVHSATKFLGGHGTVIGGLIVDGGKFAWSEHAERFPEFNTPDPSYHGAVFAQAVGNELAYIIKARVQLLRDLGASNSPDTAFALLQGIETLSLRIERHVSNAQEIAEWLDRHPDVASVSYAGLPTSPWYAAANKYAPKGVGAVLSFELKGGVPAGKAFVDNLQLFSHLANIGDVRSLVIHPASTTHSQLTPEQQLTTGVTPGLVRLSVGIENIEDLKADLEAGLAAARAVAQAGLRA